A window of the Canis lupus baileyi chromosome 8, mCanLup2.hap1, whole genome shotgun sequence genome harbors these coding sequences:
- the EPO gene encoding erythropoietin — MGACECPALFLLLSLLLLPLGLPVLGAPPRLICDSRVLERYILEAREAENVTMGCAQGCSFSENITVPDTKVNFYTWKRMDVGQQALEVWQGLALLSEAILRGQALLANASQPSETPQLHVDKAVSSLRSLTSLLRALGAQKEAMSLPEEASPAPLRTFTVDTLCKLFRIYSNFLRGKLTLYTGEACRRGDR; from the exons ATGGGGGCGTGCG aatgtcctgcCCTGTTCCTTTTGCTGTCTTTGCTGCTGCTTCCTCTGGGCCTCCCAGTCCTGGGCGCCCCCCCTCGCCTCATTTGTGACAGCCGGGTCCTGGAGAGATAcatcctggaggccagggaggccGAAAATGTCACG ATGGGCTGTGCTCAAGGCTGCAGCTTCAGTGAGAATATCACCGTCCCAGACACCAAGGTTAATTTCTATACCTGGAAGAGGATGGAT GTTGGGCAGCAGGCCTTGGAAGTCTGGCAGGGCCTGGCACTGCTCTCAGAAGCCATCCTGCGGGGTCAGGCCCTGTTGGCCAACGCCTCCCAGCCATCTGAGACTCCGCAGCTGCATGTGGACAAAGCCGTCAGCAGCCTGCGCAGCCTCACCTCTCTGCTTCGGGCGCTGGGAGCCCAG AAGGAGGCCATGTCCCTTCCAGAGGAAGCCTCTCCTGCTCCACTCCGAACATTCACTGTTGATACTTTGTGCAAACTTTTCCGAATCTACTCCAATTTCCTCCGTGGAAAGCTGACACTGTACACAGGGGAGGCCTGCAGAAGAGGAGACAGGTGA
- the ZAN gene encoding zonadhesin, which yields MAPPVWTLVLLVGAAWGQGHMPTPVRKEKPPDWKPGDRSSTDNSILTQCDFEDDAKPLCDWTQESTDDGDWIRTSGPSPTGSTGPPGGYPNGEGHYLHMDSNTFHRGGVARLQSPPLWVQGPLCVYFAYHMFGLSWGAQLKLLLLRDTKKKHPSLLWKHINTQRPSWMPTAVTVPMGLVLPSRLTFEGMRGSTAYLDISLDAISIHRGSCNRVCMMQTCSFDIPNDLCGWSWIPTASGAKWVQKKGPSKVPNVGPEDDFSSPGSGFYMLLDPKNAKPRQKSVLLSPLRHSSGCMSLSFHYILRGQSPGAALIIYAAILGSIRKHTLFSGQPGPNWQPASVNYTGQGQIQFTVVGVFGETPEPAVAVDAISIAPCGEGFPQCDFEDDAHPFCDWAQVSGDGGHWTRGNKNIHIRGAGNFGGPYIYVEANKFSVAGQSFRLVSRPFCAPGAICVEFAYHMYGLGEGTKLSLLLESPAGSAPSTLWHRTGSQSPNWLNASVTIPLGHQQPMQLILEAIRGTNTAFVVAVGFILINHGTCRGTVPTVFPSKSPVSTLGPSEIPVSTGKPVTTTEKPMAPTEKHTVPSEIAIVPTEKPMAPSGKTMVPTEKHTIPREITTVPTEKSIALTEKHTVPSEIAIVLTEKPMAPTEKPMAHTGKHTVPSEIASVPTEKPMAPTEKHTFPSEIAAVPTKQPMTPTKKHAVPSEIAAAPTKKPMAPTEKHTVPSEVAAVPTEKNMAPTEKHTFPSEIATVPTKKPMVPSEMFTVSSERPTFPSGKSTALTEKLTISTENPTMPTGKPIIPTEKPSVPTEETIIPSEETTVPPEESTMPPEKSTVPTEESVVPIEESTIPFEEPTISTEESTVSTEESTGHPEKPNIPTEESAVPFGESSISTEKPTVHTKRTIISTEKPTIPTEKPTVCPEKPMVLTERSTVTTERPIVPTEKPTIPTERTTIPTAKPTIPAERFTIPTEKLTVPTTKPTISTESSTVPTENPTIPAEKPTIPTEKTMVSTERPTIPTEKPTILTEKTTILTEKLTVPTEKTTTPTENPTIPTEKTTIPTENLTILTEKPTISTAKPTIPAERFTIPTGKLTVPTTKPTISTESSTVPTENPTIPAEKPTITTEKIMVSMERPTIPTEKPIIPTEKTTMPTEKPIVPTEKPIIPTEKSTVPTEKPTILTEKHTVPTEKLTIPTEKLTVPIEKPTVPTEKTMVLMEKTTVPTEKPTIPTEKTTIPTEKSIPTEKPTVPTEKPIILTEQPTIPTEKPTIPTEKITIPTEKPTIPTERTTILTERPIIPTEKTSVPTERPTIPTEKTSIPTERPTIPTEKTTIATERPTITTEKTSLPTERLTILTEKTSVPTERPTIPTEKTSIPTKRPTIPTEKTSIPTKRLTITTEKTTVPTERPTIPTEKTTIPTERPTIPTEKTTIPTERPTIPTEKTTIPTERPTIPTEKTSIPTERPTIPTEKTTMPTEKSTVPTERHTAPTTPQLSPTLVPVGPTVLVMPSTTAPSTSMTTTTPRPTPAKCPPNAHYNPCACPASCERPKPSCGPLCKPGCVCNFGFLFRESNCIRASSCNCFYNNKSYKPGAEWFSSNCTERCHCRPGSQIECHLARCGTNTVCQLNNGQYECQPYGTGTCAVYGDPHQVTFDGRHFSFLGKCTYILAQTCGNSTEPFFRVAAKNEDRGQKGMSYLSKIYVTLPGVTITLLKGRETLVGGRQVTLPAIPSKGIFLASSGRFVELQTFGLRVRWDGDQQLFMNVHSTYSRKLCGFCGNYDGDSGNDNWKPDGTPALNAEELGNSWRMAEDEDKECPKNTTNPSSCNSGFLNSLSGLLYCGRLTDTHGAFEACLPHLKTSRFFKNCILDGCKSEGLQSRLCLHMAVLTEICQEAGYPVKPWREPQFCPLTCPPNSRYTVCARPCPATCHSGFFGMSCQERCVEGCECNLGFVLNGLQCVLPSQCGCLEPTMGYLKVGEQWFKPGCRELCACEGKNRIHCRHWKCQSQEVCAQYNGTYGCHARESATCAVSGDPHYLTFDGALHHFMGTCAYILTQPCQPTPLENFTVSTTSEFRSGNLEASYVRAVNVQVFNLKISLIKGYKVMLNGRRVALPLWPAQGRVSIRPSGSFILLYTDFGLQVRYDGNHLVEVTVPSSYAGQLCGLCGNYNNNSLDDNLLPNKRPVSGSAYLGAAWKLPEYSEPGCFVRGAKPFRCHSASEANRWRKGCDILRSYRGPFSQCHSMVSPQSSFVSCVYGQCVTKGDPLTLCRSLQAYASLCAHAGQALSWRNSTFCPLKCPSGSNYSHCANPCPATCLSLNTPRDCSAVLPCTEGCECQKGHILSGTSCVPLSQCGCVDQEGYYHLVGESWYTDNFCSRLCTCSTHNVISCQQTTCKTGQLCRPVDGLLRCRALGMGVCRTSNYSQYVTFDGTHHNFRGTCTYVLVKVCHSTMDLPFFKISGKHRKQKGQSDASYLYQVNVDIFNTQVTLKSDTRVLINGTQVTLPSTTQIQGVRITTSGIYTLLNVNIGLQVKFDGNGFLEVELPTVYYQKVCGMCGNFNGEEEDELMMPDDELAQNDSEFVDSWQDKESNPNCQQDDQKIQAERQKLDINCSTADIARAQEQCQVAFEAPAWAQCATHVVPRRFLLLCIQKLCRFGRLKSALCGSLETFGAACKAKGLKTPIWRNSSFCPLKCPTHSSYSTCLPTCSDSCMDQCNGSQVPSVCKEGCICQPGYVLSGQECVPRSQCGCTDDYGSTFPEGKTWIAVHCTRSCSCTEGSVHCQQFSCPAGSHCEPKPGGVGSCELNRSGQCSIYGDPHYHTFDGLRYLFRGRMTYTLIKTIDGLPAEVVPLVVEGRNKVYSSWSPVFLHEIIVIVYGFTVQLQADLQLVVNNQKMAIPFTPNSHLQVTMRGHRLYLTTDFKMIVTFHGGKNAVITLPSMYKKLVLGLCGNFDGNKRNDFMLPNGTVTDNLVSFSHSWEVQKITGGDLARFSRAIQEKEEKEEEELGFHASECSVEQLRLINSTQACTVLVDPYGPFAACHQTVAPGPFQEHCMFDLCAARNPKEQEELRCQVLSGYAIICQEAGATLASWRDHTHCALACPANTVYQSCMTPCPASCANLAAPRDCEGPCVEGCASLPGYVYSGAWSLPLAHCGCTNNGVYYQRGDSFVTEDCSQRCTCASSGVLLCEPLSCRAGEICTLGNLTRGCFRESPCLQNPCQNDGRCQEQGTHFTCECELGYGGHLCTESRNVPPPRKPEASNFAAILLGMLVPVLVLVPAVTRACVSRKKREKTQS from the exons ATGGCTCCTCCAGTCTGGACTCTGGTGCTGTTGGTGGGGGCTGCCTGGGGCCAGGGCCACATGCCTACCCCTGTCAG GAAAGAGAAGCCTCCGGACTGGAAGCCAGGTGACCGCAGCTCTACGGATAACT CTATTCTCACCCAGTGTGACTTTGAGGATGACGCCAAACCCCTCTGTGATTGGACCCAAGAGTCCACAGATGACGGGGACTGGATTCGAACCAGTGGGCCCTCCCCCACTGGCAGCACCGGTCCCCCCGGGGGGTACCCCAATGGAG AGGGCCACTACCTGCACATGGACTCGAACACCTTCCACCGTGGCGGGGTGGCCCGCCTACAGAGCCCCCCACTATGGGTGCAAGGTCCCCTCTGTGTGTACTTCGCCTACCACATGTTTGGGTTGTCGTGGGGAGCCCAGCTCAAACTGCTGCTGCTCAGGGACACCAAGAAAAAGCACCCCAGCCTGCTCTGGAAACACATTAACACCCAGAGGCCCTCCTGGATGCCCACCGCTGTCACCGTGCCTATGGGACTTGTCCTGCCCAGCCGG TTGACGTTTGAAGGAATGAGGGGCAGCACGGCATACCTGGACATCTCTCTGGATGCCATCTCTATCCATCGGGGTTCCTGCAATCGGG TCTGCATGATGCAAACGTGTAGCTTCGACATTCCAAATGATCTCTGTGGCTGGAGCTGGATCCCGACAGCCTCTGGTGCTAAGTGGGTTCAGAAGAAAGGGCCGTCCAAGGTGCCAAACGTGGGGCCTGAGGATGATTTCTCTAGCCCTGGTA GTGGCTTCTACATGCTCCTGGACCCCAAGAATGCAAAACCAAGGCAGAAATCTGTCCTCCTGAGCCCCCTGAGACATTCCTCTGGCTGTATGAGCCTGTCCTTCCACTACATCCTCCGTGGCCAGTCACCTGGTGCAGCCCTCATCATCTACGCTGCCATCTTGG GCAGCATCCGGAAACACACTCTCTTCTCAGGACAACCTGGACCCAACTGGCAGCCTGCTTCCGTCAATTACACAGGCCAGGGACAAATTCAG ttcaCCGTGGTGGGTGTGTTTGGAGAGACCCCAGAGCCAGCTGTGGCAGTGGATGCAATCAGCATTGCTCCCTGTGGGG AGGGCTTTCCTCAGTGTGACTTTGAAGATGATGCCCATCCCTTCTGTGACTGGGCCCAGGTATCAGGGGATGGCGGACACTGGACCcgaggaaataaaaatatccacaTCCGGGGTGCAGGCAATTTCGGAG gtCCCTATATTTATGTGGAGGCTAACAAGTTCTCTGTGGCAGGCCAGTCTTTCAGACTGGTGAGTCGGCCCTTCTGTGCCCCGGGCGCGATCTGTGTGGAGTTTGCCTACCACATGTATGGCCTTGGAGAGGGCACTAAGCTCAGTCTCCTGCTGGAGAGTCCTGCGGGCAGTGCCCCATCTACTCTCTGGCACCGCACTGGGTCTCAGAGTCCCAACTGGCTGAACGCCTCTGTCACCATCCCGTTGGGGCATCAACAGCCCAtgcag CTGATACTTGAGGCCATCCGGGGTACCAACACTGCCTTTGTTGTTGCTGTGGGGTTTATCTTGATCAATCACGGGACTTGTCGAG gAACAGTGCCAACAGTGTTTCCTTCCAAATCTCCAGTTTCCACCCTTGGCCCTTCTGAAATCCCTGTCTCCACAGGAAAACCTGTGACTACCACGGAAAAACCTATGGCCCCCACAGAAAAGCACACTGTCCCCAGTGAAATAGCCATTGTCCCCACAGAAAAACCCATGGCCCCCTCCGGAAAAACTATGGTGCCCACAGAAAAACACACTATCCCCAGGGAAATAACCACTGTTCCTACAGAAAAATCCATAGCCCTCACAGAAAAACACACTGTCCCCAGTGAAATAGCCATTGTCCTCACAGAAAAACCTATGGCTCCCACAGAAAAACCTATGGCCCATACAGGAAAACACACTGTCCCCAGTGAAATAGCCTCTGTTCCCACAGAAAAACCCATGGCCCCCACAGAAAAACACACTTTCCCCAGTGAAATAGCTGCTGTTCCCACAAAACAACCCATGACTCCCACAAAAAAACATGCTGTCCCCAGTGAAATAGCTGCTGCTCCCACAAAAAAACCCATGGCCCCCACAGAAAAACACACTGTCCCCAGTGAAGTAGCTGCTGTTCCCACAGAAAAAAACATGGCCCCCACAGAAAAACACACCTTCCCAAGTGAAATAGCCACTGTCCCCACAAAAAAGCCTATGGTCCCCTCAGAAATGTTCACTGTCTCCTCAGAAAGACCCACCTTTCCCTCAGGAAAATCCACTGCCCTGACAGAGAAACTCACCATCTCCACAGAAAATCCTACCATGCCCACAGGAAAGCCCATTATTCCCACTGAAAAACCCAGTGTCCCCACTGAAGAGACCATTATCCCTTCTGAGGAGACCACTGTGCCCCCTGAAGAATCCACTATGCCCCCTGAAAAGTCCACTGTCCCGACTGAAGAGTCTGTTGTCCCTATTGAAGAGTCTACAATACCCTTTGAAGAGCCCACTATCTCCACAGAAGAGTCCACTGTCTCCACTGAAGAGTCCACAGGCCACCCTGAAAAGCCCAATATCCCCACTGAAGAGTCAGCTGTCCCCTTTGGAGAGTCCTCTATTTCCACAGAAAAGCCTACTGTCCATACCAAAAGGACCATCATCTCTACAGAAAAACCCACTATCCCCACAGAAAAGCCCACTGTCTGCCCCGAAAAGCCCATGGTCCTCACTGAAAGATCTACTGTTACCACAGAAAGACCTATAGTCCCCACAGAAAAACCCACCATCCCTACTGAAAGGACCACCATTCCCACAGCAAAACCCACCATTCCTGCTGAAAGGTTCACTATTCCTACAGAAAAACTCACTGTGCCCACAACAAAACCCACCATCTCCACTGAAAGTTCCACTGTCCCCACAGAAAACCCAACCATTCCTGCAGAAAAACCCACCATCCCTACTGAAAAAACCATGGTTTCCACTGAAAGGCCCACCATCCCTACAGAAAAACCCACCATCCTCACTGAAAAGACCACCATCCTTACAGAAAAACTCACTGTCCCTACAGAAAAAACCACCACCCCCACAGAAAATCCCACCATCCCCACTGAAAAGACCACCATTCCCACAGAAAACCTCACCATCCTCACAGAAAAACCCACTATCTCCACAGCAAAACCCACCATTCCCGCTGAAAGGTTCACAATCCCTACAGGTAAACTCACTGTCCCCACAACAAAACCCACCATCTCCACTGAAAGTTCCACTGTCCCCACAGAAAACCCAACTATCCCTGCAGAAAAACCCACCATCACCACTGAAAAAATCATGGTTTCCATGGAAAGGCCCACCATCCCTACGGAAAAACCCATCATCCCCACTGAAAAGACCACCATGCCCACAGAAAAACCCATTGTCCCTACAGAAAAACCCATCATCCCCACAGAAAAATCCACTGTCCCTACAGAAAAACCCACCATCCTCACAGAAAAACACACTGTCCCCACTGAAAAACTCACTATCCCCACTGAAAAACTCACCGTCCCCATTGAAAAACCCACTGTCCCCACTGAAAAGACCATGGTCCTCATGGAAAAGACTACCGTCCCCACAGAAAAACCCACAATCCCCACTGAAAAGACTACCATTCCCACTGAAAAGAGCATCCCCACAGAAAAACCCACTGTCCCTACTGAAAAGCCCATCATCCTCACAGAACAGCCCACCATCCCCACTGAAAAGCCCACCATCCCCACTGAAAAGATCACCATTCCCACAGAAAAACCCACCATCCCCACTGAAAGGACTACCATCCTCACAGAAAGACCCATCATCCCCACTGAAAAGACCTCCGTCCCCACAGAAAGACCGACCATCCCCACTGAAAAGACCTCTATCCCCACAGAAAGACCCACCATCCCCACTGAAAAGACGACCATCGCCACTGAAAGACCCACCATCACCACTGAAAAGACCTCTCTCCCCACAGAAAGACTCACCATCCTCACTGAAAAGACCTCCGTCCCCACAGAAAGACCGACCATCCCCACTGAAAAGACCTCTATCCCCACAAAGAGACCCACCATCCCCACTGAAAAGACCTCTATCCCCACAAAGAGACTCACCATCACCACTGAAAAGACCACCGTCCCCACTGAAAGACCCACCATCCCCACTGAAAAGACCACCATCCCCACAGAAAGGCCCACCATCCCCACTGAAAAGACCACCATCCCCACAGAAAGACCCACCATCCCCACTGAAAAGACCACCATCCCCACAGAAAGGCCCACCATCCCCACTGAAAAGACCTCTATCCCCACAGAAAGACCCACCATCCCCACTGAAAAGACCACCATGCCCACAGAAAAATCTACTGTCCCCACTGAAAGGCACACAGCTCCTACTACACCCCAGCTGAGTCCAACACTTGTACCAGTTGGGCCAACAGTCTTGGTGATGCCTTCTACTACTGCTCCAAGTACCTCTATGACCACTACAACCCCTAGGCCTACTCCAG CGAAGTGCCCCCCAAATGCCCACTACAATCCCTGTGCCTGCCCAGCATCCTGCGAGAGACCTAAGCCCAGCTGTGGGCCCCTTTGCAAACCCGGCTGTGTCTGCaattttggctttttgtttcGTGAATCCAACTGCATCAGAGCCTCTTCCTGTAACTGCTTCTACAACAACAAATCCTATAAG CCTGGGGCAGAGTGGTTCAGCTCTAATTGCACAGAACGCTGCCACTGCAGGCCTGGCAGTCAGATAGAGTGCCACCTCGCTCGGTGTGGGACAAACACGGTGTGCCAGCTGAACAACGGCCAGTACGAATGCCAACCCTATG GCACTGGCACCTGCGCTGTCTATGGAGACCCGCATCAAGTTACCTTTGATGGGAGGCACTTCAGCTTCTTGGGCAAATGTACCTACATCTTGGCCCAAACCTGTGGCAACTCAACAG AGCCATTCTTCAGGGTGGCAGCTAAGAATGAGGATCGAGGACAGAAAGGCATGTCCTACCTGAGCAAAATCTACGTGACCCTGCCTGGGGTCACCATCACACTACTCAAGGGCAGGGAAACACTG GTTGGGGGTCGGCAAGTCACACTCCCCGCCATACCTTCTAAAGGCATCTTCCTGGCTTCAAGTGGCCGATTTGTGGAGTTGCAGACGTTTGGTTTGCGGGTGAGATGGGATGGTGACCAGCAGCTGTTTATGAATGTGCACAG CACCTACTCTAGGAAACTCTGTGGCTTCTGCGGCAACTACGATGGGGACAGTGGCAACGACAACTGGAAGCCAGATGGCACGCCAGCACTGAACGCAGAGGAGCTGGGCAACAGCTGGCGGATGGCGGAGGACGAGGACAAGGA GTGTCCCAAGAACACGACAAATCCTTCGTCTTGCAACTCGGGTTTTCTGAACAGTCTGTCGGGACTCCTGTACTGTGGACGGCTCACGGACACCCACGGAGCCTTTGA GGCCTGTCTGCCTCACCTCAAGACCTCTCGGTTCTTCAAGAACTGCATTCTTGACGGGTGCAAATCCGAGGGGCTGCAGTCAAGGCTGTGTCTCCACATGGCAGTCCTGACCGAGATCTGCCAGGAGGCTGGCTACCCAGTGAAGCCCTGGAGGGAACCCCAGTTCTGCC CTCTGACCTGCCCACCCAACAGCAGGTACACTGTGTGTGCCAGGCCTTGCCCTGCCACCTGCCATTCCGGGTTCTTCGGCATGTCCTGCCAGGAACGGTGTGTGGAGGGCTGCGAGTGCAACCTGGGCTTCGTCCTCAACGGCCTCCAGTGTGTCCTCCCATCCCAGTGTGGGTGCCTCGAGCCCACAATGGGCTACCTCAAG GTAGGGGAGCAGTGGTTCAAGCCAGGCTGCAGAGAGCTCTGTGCCTGTGAGGGCAAGAATAGAATTCACTGCCGACACTGGAAGTGCCAGTCCCAGGAGGTCTGTGCTCAGTACAATGGTACCTATGGCTGTCATGCCCGAG AGTCTGCCACCTGCGCTGTCTCGGGGGACCCCCACTACTTGACGTTTGACGGAGCCCTACACCACTTCATGGGCACCTGTGCCTATATCCTGACCCAGCCTTGCCAGCCTACGCCCCTAGAGAACTTCACGGTGAGCACCACCAGTGAGTTTCGCAGTGGAAACTTAGAGGCCTCCTACGTCAGAGCTGTCAATGTGCAGGTCTTCAACCTGAAAATCTCACTGATCAAAGGCTACAAGGTCATG CTGAATGGTCGCCGGGTGGCCCTGCCTCTGTGGCCTGCACAAGGCCGGGTGAGCATAAGGCCCAGTGGCTCCTTTATCCTCCTCTACACGGACTTTGGGCTTCAAGTACGTTATGACGGAAACCACCTGGTTGAAGTGACTGTGCCCTCCTCATATGCTGGCCAGCTCTGCGGGTTGTGTG GCAACTACAACAACAATAGCCTGGATGACAATCTGCTCCCCAACAAAAGGCCCGTGTCTGGCTCTGCCTACCTGGGGGCCGCCTGGAAGTTACCTGAGTACTCTGAACCAGG GTGCTTTGTGAGGGGTGCCAAGCCCTTCAGATGCCACAGTGCCAGTGAAGCAAACAGGTGGCGAAAGGGTTGTGATATCTTAAGGAGCTATAGGG GACCCTTTTCCCAGTGCCACAGCATGGTGTCTCCCCAGTCCAGCTTCGTCAGCTGTGTGTATGGTCAGTGTGTGACCAAGGGCGACCCCCTGACCCTGTGCCGCTCCCTACAGGCCTATGCATCCCTGTGTGCCCACGCTGGCCAGGCCCTCAGCTGGCGGAATAGCACCTTCTGCC CTCTGAAGTGCCCTTCTGGCAGCAACTATAGCCACTGTGCCAACCCCTGCCCTGCCACCTGCCTCAGCCTGAACACCCCAAGAGACTGCTCAGCAGTGCTGCCCTGTACCGAGGGCTGTGAGTGCCAGAAAGGCCACATCCTGAGTGGAACCTCCTGTGTGCCCCTCAGCCAGTGTGGCTGTGTTGACCAGGAGGGTTACTACCACCTG GTCGGAGAGAGCTGGTACACAGACAACTTCTGCTCCAGGCTCTGCACCTGCTCCACTCACAACGTCATCTCCTGCCAGCAGACCACCTGCAAGACTGGCCAGTTGTGCCGGCCAGTGGATGGGTTGCTGCGCTGCCGAGCTTTGG GTATGGGAGTGTGCCGTACCTCAAACTACTCCCAGTACGTGACATTCGATGGCACTCACCATaacttcaggggcacctgcactTATGTCCTGGTGAAAGTGTGCCACTCCACCATGGACCTGCCTTTCTTCAAGATCAGTGGCAAGCACAGGAAGCAGAAAGGCCAGTCTGATGCTTCCTACCTCTACCAGGTCAATGTTGACATCTTCAACACTCAGGTCACCTTGAAAAGTGACACGCGTGTGCTG ATCAACGGCACACAGGTTACCCTTCCCTCGACCACCCAGATACAGGGGGTCCGAATCACTACCAGTGGCATCTACACCTTGCTCAATGTTAACATCGGGCTGCAGGTCAAGTTTGacggcaatggtttcttagaggTCGAGCTCCCTACAGTCTATTACCAAAAG GTTTGCGGCATGTGTGGAAACTTCAATGGTGAGGAAGAGGATGAGCTCATGATGCCCGACGATGAACTAGCCCAGAATGACAGTGAATTTGTGGACAGTTGGCAAGATAAGGAGTCTAACCCAAA TTGCCAACAAGATGACCAGAAGATCCAAGCAGAAAGGCAGAAGTTAGATATAAACTGCAGCACAGCTGACATAGCGAGAGCCCAAGAACAATGCCAGGTGGCCTTTGAGGCTCCAGCCTGGGCTCAATGTGCCACCCATGTGGTCCCCAGGCGCTTCCTGCTCCTCTGTATCCAAAAGCTCTGTCGTTTTGGACGCCTGAAGAGCGCCCTCTGTGGGTCTTTGGAAACCTTCGGAGCCGCCTGCAAGGCCAAGGGGCTCAAGACCCCAATCTGGAGAAACAGCAGCTTCTGCC CTCTGAAATGTCCCACCCACAGCAGCTATTCCACCTGCCTTCCTACATGCTCAGATTCCTGCATGGACCAGTGCAATGGCTCCCAAGTCCCCTCCGTTTGCAAGGAGGGCTGCATTTGTCAGCCTGGCTACGTGCTCAGTGGGCAGGAGTGTGTGCCCAGGAGTCAGTGCGGCTGCACGGATGACTATGGCAGCACCTTCCCA GAAGGTAAGACCTGGATTGCCGTTCACTGCACCAGAAGCTGTTCTTGCACTGAAGGAAGTGTTCACTGCCAGCAGTTCTCTTGCCCTGCTGGCTCGCATTGTGAGCCCAAACCGGGTGGCGTTGGCAGCTGTGAATTGAACA GGTCGGGACAATGCTCCATTTACGGGGACCCCCATTACCATACGTTTGATGGCCTTCGCTACCTCTTCCGGGGCCGCATGACCTACACTCTGATAAAGACCATAgacgggctccctgctgaggtgGTGCCTCTGGTCGTGGAGGGGCGCAACAAAGTGTATTCGTCCTGGAGCCCGGTCTTCCTGCACGAAATCATCGTGATTGTCTACGGCTTCACAGTCCAGCTCCAGGCTGATCTGCAGCTTGTG GTCAACAACCAGAAAATGGCCATCCCCTTCACGCCCAACAGCCACCTGCAGGTTACCATGCGGGGCCATCGCCTATATCTGACAACCGACTTCAAGATGATTGTCACCTTTCATGGAGGCAAAAACGCAG TCATCACGCTGCCCAGTATGTATAAGAAGCTGGTGCTTGGCCTGTGTGGGAACTTCGATGGGAACAAAAGGAATGACTTTATGCTGCCCAATGGCACTGTCACTGACAACCTTGTCAGCTTTAGCCACAGTTGGGAGGTACAGAAGATCACGGGAGGTGATCTCGCCCGCTTCTCAAG